CCTGAGCGGTCGACGAGTTCCGCGACGAACGCCCGCCCCCCGGGGTCGGTGTGCAGCAGCGCGGCCAGGGTGCGCGCCCGCTCGCCGCCGTCGAGACGGCCTTCGAGGGGCTCGCGCCAGATCGCGCCGAGGAGCTCCTTGTACTGGTACGGGGCTTCCGGCAGGTGGTCGTAGACGGGGTGCTCGACGGCCACCGAGGCGACCTCGCCGAGCAGGACGACCCTGCACTCCTCTTTGAGGTACGCGTCCGCGTCGTACAGGCCCTGCATCCAGGCGGTGACGGCGGGCGCGGCGATGGTGCGCTCGGTGGGCAGGCCGCGCCAGACGAGGGTGTTGAGGATGGACAGCGGCAGCTTGACGGTGTGCCGCTCGGGGCGGCTCACGTTGAGGAACGTGCGGATGGACTGCTGCGGCAGTCTGAGGTCGCCGTCGGCGGGCAGCGGGACGATCTCGCCGCGCGCGACCGCCGGCGCGAAGAGCGGCAGGATCGCCTCGTCCCACTGCCAGGGGTGCACGGGCAGCCAGAGGTACCCGGCCGGGTCCAGCCCCCTGTCGCGCAGTGCGGCCTCGAAGGACGCGCGCGTGGCGGCGTCGAGCTCCTGGGCATACAGCTGCTCGGGGTCGGCGAGCGAGGGGACGCCCTGGTAGCGGGCGAGGGCGGTGCTGACGGCGATCCACGGGAGCCTGACCGGGGTGCGGCCCTCGGGTGCCCAGGCGGACGTGTCCTCGGCGGAGAAGCCGACGCGGCCCTTGTTGAGGACGAGCCAGGGGTGGCCGGTCTGGTGGCCCTCCAGCTCCGCGTAGGAGAGGTCGGCGAGGCGGGCGGCGCTGACGGCCGTGTGGTCGAGGCGGGCGTCGGCGGCGAGGGTGGCGGTCAGCTCCCGGACGAGGTGGCCGAGGGTGGTGCCGTCGAGGCCGAGGAGGCGGCGGGCGAGGACCATGAAGCGGACCGGGTCGCGGAAGGGGCGGCGCTCGGGGTGGTCGTGGTCCTGGATCTCGATGGAGTCCTGGTCGACCCGCCAGCTGCCGTAGGAGCCGCGGCGGGCGCGGAAGGACAGTAATGCGCCGTTGTCGAGGCGGAGGGTGTGGGGTGCGGCCCGGTCGGGGGAGGTCGCGTCGGCCGGAACCGGCTCGATGATCTCCTCGTACGCGAATTCGGCGAGCGTCTTGGCGAGCAGGCGGCCGGCCGCGTGCTCCCAGAGGGCGGAGGTCAGCTCCGGCGGGGCGAACAGGACCGGCGCCGCGCGGTCCGGTGCTCCCCTGCCGGGACGCGGCGCGGACTGAGCCGGAATCGGGACGGACTGGGGGCCGGGCTGGGGGACGGACTGGGGGCCGGACGGCGGGACGGGAGAAGGGACGGGTGGAGGCTTCGACACGGTGACTCCTCGGGGTGGGACCGATGGAACGAGCAGTGCGGGAAAGTGCCGGGGCGCCGGGAGGCGGAGCGGGTCGGAGTTACAGCTGATGCCGGTGGGCTCGGTCGCGGATCATGAGTGCGGCGCGTTTGCCGGGGAGGTCGACTTCGGCGGTGAGGCGGAAACCCGCACCGAGGAAGGCCGCGACGGACGGGGTGTTGCGGAGGTCGGGTTCGGCGACGACCCGGGAGCAGGCCGGCCGGTGGTCCAGTACGAGGTCGGCGACGGCTCGCAGGAGCAGAGTGCCCAGGCCGCGTCCTCGGTCGGCGACGGGGCCCAGGAGGAGATGCACGCCCGTGTCGTGCGGGCGGGCCGGGTAGTGGCGGGCCAGCGGGTCGAGGTCGGCCCGGTAGATCTCCCAGTAGCTCATCGGGACGCCGTCGAGGACGCCGAGGCAGGGGACGCTGCGTCCGTCGCCTTCGAGTTGGGGGCGCAGGTGGGCCGCGGTGACCTCCTCGGGCCCTGCCAGCTCCCAGAAGGCGGCGACTGCGGGATCGTTCATCCACCGGGTGAGGAGCGGCAGGTCCGCCGCCGGGTCCACGAAGCGGAGCCGGAACTTGCCCTCGGGGGTGGCCGCCGCCGACCAGCCCGCGACGGAGTCCAGGAGGTCGCCCTGCGGCCGGGTCTCCTCCTCGGCGGCGTCGGCGGTCTCCGGCGTTCTGAACCGTGCGACGAACTCGTCGGGCAGCCGGAGCTCCAGGGTCTCCTCGTTGCTCGGCCTTGCGGAGGAGCCCGGGTCGGCTCCGGTGTCGGTGCTCGCAGGAATGGTGTGCACGGCGGCGCTCTCCTCTCAGCGGGCCGATGGGGTGGCGGGCCCGCGGCTGGACTCGGGGTGCGAAGCGGGGGAACTTTTGTGTGGTGGCGGGGCGTTGAGTCGGCAAGGGCCGCAAGGGCCTGGCGGGTCAGGGGCGGAGGGGGTTGGCGATGGTGACGTAGACGGACTGGGTGTCGACCGGGCCCACGAGCTCGTCCAGGCCGTGCAGCCGGGTGAGCAGGTTGGCCTTGCAGCGGAGGGTCGGCCTCTCCAGGAGCTGGGCGGGCAGCGCGGAGCCGAGGCCGGTGGACTTGCCGAGGAACTGGCGCAGGGCGGCGATCAGGACCCGCTCGTCGGCGAGACGCTGGGCGCCGAACGCGCCGATCAGACCGAGGATGTTGTTGATGCCGAGGTAGTAGGCGAAGCGTTCGTCCGTGACGGCGTCGCTGACGAAGGTGTCGCTGTGTTCGCCGATGCCGGGCAGGCGTGCTTCGAGGGTGTCGCGGTGGGACTCGCGGAAGTAGTAGCCCTGGTTGTCGCGGTAGCGGCCGCCGACGGGCCAGCCGTCGCGGTCGAGCAGGGCCAGGGTGTTCTGCTGGTGGGCCTCCAGGGCGACGCCCGCCGTGCCGTCGAGCCAGAGCACGGGGCGTACGACCTGGTCGAGGTAGCGCAGGAACCACTCGGCGGAGACGGCTCCCACGGGCTTTCCGGTACGGGAAGCGAGCCGCGCCACGCAGTCCGCGAGGCGGGAGTGCATGCCGGTCCGTCCCGGCCAGGGGCGGGGCGCGGTCAGGCCCGCGATGCAGACGGCGTCGTCGGCGGGCCCGAAGGGATTGTGCCGGACCATGACGTCGAGGCCGGGAACGGGTTCGCCATCCGGGGAGTCGACGGCGAGCCAGGCCGGGTCGCGGACGATGTCGAAGCCGGGGTGTGCGGCGTGCCACTGCTCGGCGAGTCCGCCGCGCAGCAGGCGGTGCACCTCGACGCCCCGGTGGAGTTCCTTGCGGAGGTTCTCGCGGCGGGAGTTGGTGATGCGCAGGCCGAGGGAGAGCTTGAGCATCGTCGCGGCCCCTGGCCTGTGCACCGTACGCACGGAGGAGGTCGGGTACCACGCGTCGCCGGACGGGCCGAGGTCGTGCAGCTGCCCTTCGGCGAGGAGCGCGGCGACGGCCGGGCGCAGTGCCAGTTCGCGGGCCTGCCAGGGGTGGAGCGGAAGCGGCACGGTCCCTTCCGGTACGCGCAGGTCTCCGGCCAGCCGCATGGCGAGCTGCTCGGCCTTGAGGGTGCGCCCGCGTTCCGTCCAGGCGGAGTCCTGGGCGAGTACGGAACGGTCGACGGCCATCCAGTGCAGAGGGAACGAACCCCTCAACTCGGGTGAGTAGCGGCGCGCTTCGGCTTCGGAGAGCCCTTCCCTGCTCTTGGGTGTGGGGTGCGTCGGGTGCCCGAGGAGCAGGGACTGTTCGGCGGCGAGGAAGAGGTCGACAGACCCCTCGGCCCCTCCCTCGCTCCCGCCCTCCGGGCCGGGGGCGCGGCGGCGGTCGGCGAGGAAGTCGGCGGTCCTGCGCACGGAGTCGGCGACCCGGCCGACCAGGTCGGCTCCTTCCGGCCGATGGGCTCCGGCGGTGCCGCAGGCAGCCCCTCCTCCCGACACAGGGCCCGGCACCGGATCCGACACGGAGCCGGGTACCGAGCCCGCCGCCGCATCCGGCACCGCGTCCGGTGCCGACTCCCTGCCGAAGAGGGCCGCGAGGGTGACCGCGTCGGCCGTCGGAGCGTGCGCGGGGCCACAGGCCAGCACCGGCATCCCGAAGCGGTGCCATCCCGCGACGGACCAGTAGCGGACGGGCACCAGGAGGGAGGTGCCGGTCTTCGGAAGCGGGATGCGCAGGGTGCTCCCCTGCGGGCGGGGCAGACCGGTCTCGCGCACCCAGCAGCGCAGGAGGTTCTCGACGGCCGCCGCGTCCGCCGCCGTCTGCGGGTCGGGGTGGTCGAGGAGGTCGGGCCGCGCACCCTGGGCGGGCTGCGGACGGTGCGGCGCGTTGTGTGCCTTGGACATCTGCCGGGGGACGGTCACCGGTTCGGCCGGGAGATCCGCCACGGGTGCGGGCGCGGGGGCGTCCACGGATGCGGCGGAGACGGCCGCCACGCGTTCGGTGTCCTGGCCTGCGTCGGCGTCGGCGCCGACGGCCTCTACTGCGGTGTCCTCATACGTGTCGGGTGCGGGTGTGGGGTTCACGGAGGGCTTCCTTGGGAGGT
This is a stretch of genomic DNA from Streptomyces sp. NBC_00237. It encodes these proteins:
- a CDS encoding IucA/IucC family siderophore biosynthesis protein, with protein sequence MSKAHNAPHRPQPAQGARPDLLDHPDPQTAADAAAVENLLRCWVRETGLPRPQGSTLRIPLPKTGTSLLVPVRYWSVAGWHRFGMPVLACGPAHAPTADAVTLAALFGRESAPDAVPDAAAGSVPGSVSDPVPGPVSGGGAACGTAGAHRPEGADLVGRVADSVRRTADFLADRRRAPGPEGGSEGGAEGSVDLFLAAEQSLLLGHPTHPTPKSREGLSEAEARRYSPELRGSFPLHWMAVDRSVLAQDSAWTERGRTLKAEQLAMRLAGDLRVPEGTVPLPLHPWQARELALRPAVAALLAEGQLHDLGPSGDAWYPTSSVRTVHRPGAATMLKLSLGLRITNSRRENLRKELHRGVEVHRLLRGGLAEQWHAAHPGFDIVRDPAWLAVDSPDGEPVPGLDVMVRHNPFGPADDAVCIAGLTAPRPWPGRTGMHSRLADCVARLASRTGKPVGAVSAEWFLRYLDQVVRPVLWLDGTAGVALEAHQQNTLALLDRDGWPVGGRYRDNQGYYFRESHRDTLEARLPGIGEHSDTFVSDAVTDERFAYYLGINNILGLIGAFGAQRLADERVLIAALRQFLGKSTGLGSALPAQLLERPTLRCKANLLTRLHGLDELVGPVDTQSVYVTIANPLRP
- a CDS encoding IucA/IucC family siderophore biosynthesis protein, which encodes MFAPPELTSALWEHAAGRLLAKTLAEFAYEEIIEPVPADATSPDRAAPHTLRLDNGALLSFRARRGSYGSWRVDQDSIEIQDHDHPERRPFRDPVRFMVLARRLLGLDGTTLGHLVRELTATLAADARLDHTAVSAARLADLSYAELEGHQTGHPWLVLNKGRVGFSAEDTSAWAPEGRTPVRLPWIAVSTALARYQGVPSLADPEQLYAQELDAATRASFEAALRDRGLDPAGYLWLPVHPWQWDEAILPLFAPAVARGEIVPLPADGDLRLPQQSIRTFLNVSRPERHTVKLPLSILNTLVWRGLPTERTIAAPAVTAWMQGLYDADAYLKEECRVVLLGEVASVAVEHPVYDHLPEAPYQYKELLGAIWREPLEGRLDGGERARTLAALLHTDPGGRAFVAELVDRSGLTPGSWLRHLFGATLPPLLHFLYRYGTVFSPHGENAIVVYDGNDVPARLAIKDFVDDVNVSAEPLPEHDSMQDDVRATLLTEPASFLPQFIQSGLFIGVFRYLAPLCEDQLDVPEAEFWSLVRAEILRYHARFPELKARFQMFDLLTPRLDRLCLNRNRLHTDGYRDRPHRPHATVHGTVPNPLHRP
- a CDS encoding GNAT family N-acetyltransferase, translated to MPASTDTGADPGSSARPSNEETLELRLPDEFVARFRTPETADAAEEETRPQGDLLDSVAGWSAAATPEGKFRLRFVDPAADLPLLTRWMNDPAVAAFWELAGPEEVTAAHLRPQLEGDGRSVPCLGVLDGVPMSYWEIYRADLDPLARHYPARPHDTGVHLLLGPVADRGRGLGTLLLRAVADLVLDHRPACSRVVAEPDLRNTPSVAAFLGAGFRLTAEVDLPGKRAALMIRDRAHRHQL